The following proteins come from a genomic window of Pseudomonas syringae:
- the msbA gene encoding lipid A export permease/ATP-binding protein MsbA encodes MANSNQQSSMKIYLRLLKYVLPYWGAFAISIVGFVLFASSQPMLADMLKHFLDALQKPDDTKFLGFSLVLGVPLLVVLIAVYQGIGSFLGNYYLAKVARGVVHDLRCALFDNLLTLPNRYFDNHNSGHLISRITYNVTMVTGAATDAIKVVIREGLTVVFLFGYLLYSNWKMTLVLLAILPFIAVLVSSASKKFRKQSKKIQVAMGDVTHVASETIQGYRVVRSFGGETYETERFHKASADNMNRSLGMTRTQSIYTPVLQLVIYIGMAVLMYLVLYLRGDASAGELIAYITAAGLLPKPIRQLSEVSATIQKGLAGAESIFEQLDEAPEIDTGTQTRERVSGRLEVRNLSFQYPGTEKLVLDDISFTAESGQMVALVGRSGSGKSTLANLIPRFYHHDKGQILLDGIDVEDYKLVNLRRHIALVTQQVTLFNDTVTNNIAYGDLAGAPIEDVRKASEDAYAAEFVEQMPQGYETLVGENGVLLSGGQRQRLAIARALLKNAPLLILDEATSALDTESERHIQSALDQVMKGRTTLVIAHRLSTIEKADLILLMDKGRIVERGTHDELLALNGLYARLHEKDFIEVTGEVVTAAESDV; translated from the coding sequence ATGGCCAATTCCAACCAGCAATCGAGCATGAAGATATACCTGAGGTTGCTGAAATACGTGCTCCCTTACTGGGGCGCTTTCGCTATCAGTATTGTGGGTTTCGTATTGTTCGCCTCCAGCCAGCCGATGCTGGCCGACATGCTCAAGCACTTTCTGGATGCCTTGCAAAAGCCTGATGACACCAAGTTTCTCGGCTTTTCACTGGTGCTCGGTGTGCCGCTGCTGGTTGTGCTGATCGCCGTTTATCAGGGTATTGGCTCGTTCCTGGGCAACTACTACCTGGCCAAGGTCGCACGCGGTGTGGTCCATGACCTGCGTTGCGCGCTGTTCGATAACCTGCTGACGCTGCCCAACCGCTATTTCGACAACCACAACTCCGGCCATCTGATCTCGCGTATCACCTATAACGTGACCATGGTCACCGGTGCGGCCACGGATGCGATCAAAGTGGTGATCCGTGAGGGTCTCACGGTGGTCTTCCTGTTCGGTTATCTGCTGTACAGCAACTGGAAAATGACCCTGGTATTGCTGGCGATTCTGCCGTTCATTGCGGTGCTGGTGAGCAGCGCAAGCAAGAAATTCCGCAAGCAGAGCAAGAAGATTCAGGTGGCGATGGGCGATGTGACGCACGTTGCCTCGGAAACCATTCAGGGCTACCGCGTAGTCCGCAGTTTTGGCGGCGAGACTTACGAAACCGAGCGTTTCCACAAGGCCAGCGCCGATAACATGAACCGCAGCCTGGGCATGACGCGTACCCAGTCCATCTACACCCCGGTCCTGCAACTGGTCATCTACATCGGCATGGCGGTGCTGATGTACCTGGTTCTGTATCTGCGTGGCGATGCATCGGCGGGCGAACTGATTGCCTACATCACTGCTGCGGGTCTGCTGCCCAAGCCTATCCGTCAGTTGTCCGAAGTCAGCGCCACTATCCAGAAAGGCCTGGCGGGTGCGGAAAGCATCTTTGAACAGCTGGATGAAGCGCCGGAAATCGATACCGGCACCCAGACCCGAGAGCGGGTCAGCGGTCGTCTTGAAGTGCGTAATCTGAGCTTCCAGTATCCCGGCACCGAGAAGCTGGTGCTCGACGACATTTCCTTTACGGCCGAATCGGGCCAGATGGTCGCGCTGGTCGGCCGTTCAGGCAGTGGCAAGTCGACCCTGGCAAACCTGATTCCGCGGTTCTATCACCACGACAAGGGTCAGATATTGCTCGACGGCATCGACGTCGAAGACTACAAACTGGTCAATCTGCGTCGGCATATCGCGCTGGTCACCCAGCAGGTCACGCTGTTCAACGACACAGTCACCAACAACATTGCCTACGGTGATCTGGCCGGTGCGCCGATCGAAGATGTACGCAAGGCGTCTGAAGATGCCTACGCAGCCGAGTTCGTCGAGCAGATGCCGCAGGGCTACGAGACGCTGGTCGGTGAAAACGGCGTGCTGCTTTCCGGCGGTCAGCGCCAGCGTCTGGCGATTGCCCGGGCGCTGCTCAAGAACGCCCCGTTGCTCATTCTCGACGAAGCCACCTCGGCGCTCGATACCGAGTCCGAGCGTCATATCCAGTCTGCTCTGGATCAGGTCATGAAAGGCCGCACGACGCTGGTGATCGCGCATCGCCTGTCGACCATCGAGAAGGCTGACCTGATTCTGCTGATGGACAAGGGCCGGATTGTCGAGCGTGGCACCCACGATGAGCTGCTTGCCCTCAATGGTCTGTATGCACGTTTGCACGAGAAGGACTTCATCGAGGTAACAGGCGAGGTCGTGACGGCGGCGGAGTCCGACGTTTGA
- a CDS encoding toluene tolerance protein codes for MQKLDHTAYLDLREGAEVLESDRNGDKVLRLSNGTMLKLFRRKRLLSSAIWAPYAQRFADNCQALHARGIDCPKVLQVYRIPGIERDAVHYDPLPGHTLRQLLDEPRDTLRAALGEFIARLHEKGIYFRSAHLGNVVLTPNGTLGLIDIADLRLYSRPLRKGLRLRNFSHMLRYRADREWLLQDRQFMEHYLSHQRACNEADMALALKA; via the coding sequence ATGCAAAAGCTCGACCATACTGCCTACCTCGACCTGCGTGAAGGTGCCGAGGTGCTTGAATCAGACCGTAACGGAGACAAGGTTCTGCGCCTGTCCAACGGGACGATGCTCAAGCTGTTCCGCCGCAAACGCTTGCTGAGCTCCGCTATCTGGGCACCTTATGCCCAGCGCTTCGCCGATAACTGCCAGGCGCTGCATGCGCGTGGCATAGACTGCCCCAAGGTTCTGCAGGTCTATCGCATTCCGGGTATCGAACGCGACGCCGTTCACTACGACCCACTGCCCGGTCACACTTTGCGACAATTGCTTGATGAGCCTCGGGACACTCTTCGCGCAGCACTGGGCGAATTCATCGCCCGGCTGCACGAAAAAGGCATCTACTTTCGCTCCGCCCATCTGGGCAATGTGGTGCTCACCCCGAACGGCACGCTGGGCCTTATCGACATCGCTGATCTGCGCCTGTATTCAAGGCCGCTGCGCAAAGGCCTGCGCTTGCGCAATTTCAGCCACATGCTGCGTTATCGCGCGGACCGTGAGTGGTTGTTGCAGGACCGCCAGTTTATGGAGCACTACCTGAGCCACCAGCGCGCCTGCAATGAAGCGGACATGGCGCTGGCGCTCAAGGCGTGA
- a CDS encoding carbamoyltransferase family protein, translating to MALTILGLSGALSHDPSAALYIDGKLIAAAEEERFVRDKHAKNRMPYESAKFCLEQAGIKPSDVDVVAIPFAPISLFGKARWHYAKRYWYAPDRALDALLMGNRRYKRYRNKIVWCLEQLGFDPKKIKIEPVEHHLAHASSAYHCSGFTEKTAIMGIDGKGEYATTFFGYGENGKIHKIKEFFDPDSLGGLYGAITEFLGFEMLDGEFKVMGMAPYGDASKYDFSRLATFENGELIINTELANVIGLRRYKENGKGFYFSPKLIEWLGPKRVGDVADEPYIHYAASMQALFEKLALQMMDHYLGDILKETGKIAFAGGCALNVKLNQRIIARPEVKELFVQPASGDAGTAVGAAAYVSHARGVPVEKMEHVYLGPAYSNEDVIAACARHPSKPVWRQIDNTPQRIAEIMVKGNPVAWFQGRMEFGPRALGGRSIIGCPSVTGVADRINHQIKFRERWRPFCPSMLDTVAPQMIKIDHPAPFMTFTFEVAEEWKTRVPEVVHEDGTSRAQVLKREYNPRYYDMMKALENLTGNGVSLNTSLNRRGEPMICSPTDALNMFFGSDLEYLIMEDILVVKEGVDGLSLD from the coding sequence GTGGCATTGACGATCCTTGGCCTGTCCGGCGCCCTTAGCCATGATCCTTCCGCAGCGCTTTACATCGACGGCAAGCTGATAGCCGCCGCCGAAGAAGAGCGCTTCGTTCGCGACAAGCACGCAAAGAACCGCATGCCCTACGAGTCGGCGAAGTTCTGTCTGGAGCAGGCAGGCATCAAGCCATCGGATGTCGATGTGGTCGCGATTCCGTTCGCCCCGATCAGCCTGTTCGGCAAGGCGCGCTGGCACTATGCCAAGCGCTACTGGTACGCCCCGGATCGCGCCCTCGACGCGCTGCTGATGGGCAACCGCCGTTACAAACGCTATCGCAACAAGATTGTCTGGTGCCTTGAACAGCTGGGCTTCGATCCGAAAAAGATCAAGATCGAGCCGGTCGAGCATCACCTGGCCCACGCCTCCAGCGCGTACCACTGCTCCGGTTTCACCGAGAAAACCGCGATCATGGGCATCGACGGCAAGGGTGAGTACGCCACGACCTTCTTCGGCTATGGCGAAAACGGCAAGATCCACAAGATCAAGGAATTCTTCGATCCGGACTCGCTCGGCGGCCTGTACGGCGCGATCACCGAATTCCTCGGTTTCGAGATGCTCGACGGCGAATTCAAAGTGATGGGCATGGCGCCGTATGGCGACGCCAGCAAGTACGATTTTTCGCGTCTGGCAACGTTCGAGAATGGCGAGCTGATCATCAATACCGAACTGGCCAATGTCATTGGCCTGCGTCGTTATAAAGAAAACGGCAAGGGCTTCTATTTCTCGCCGAAGCTGATCGAATGGCTCGGTCCGAAACGCGTCGGCGATGTAGCCGACGAGCCGTACATTCATTACGCCGCCAGCATGCAGGCGCTGTTCGAAAAACTCGCGTTGCAGATGATGGACCACTACCTGGGCGACATCCTCAAGGAAACCGGCAAGATCGCCTTCGCCGGTGGCTGTGCGCTGAACGTCAAGCTCAACCAGCGCATCATCGCCCGTCCGGAAGTCAAGGAACTGTTCGTGCAGCCGGCGTCCGGCGATGCCGGTACGGCGGTCGGCGCTGCGGCTTATGTGTCGCATGCCCGTGGTGTACCGGTCGAGAAGATGGAGCACGTCTATCTCGGCCCGGCGTACAGCAACGAAGATGTGATCGCAGCCTGTGCCCGTCATCCGAGCAAGCCGGTCTGGCGCCAGATCGACAATACGCCGCAGCGGATTGCCGAGATCATGGTCAAGGGCAACCCGGTTGCCTGGTTCCAGGGCCGTATGGAGTTCGGTCCGCGCGCGCTCGGCGGTCGTTCGATCATCGGTTGTCCAAGCGTCACCGGGGTGGCTGACCGCATCAACCATCAGATCAAGTTCCGCGAGCGTTGGAGGCCTTTCTGCCCGTCGATGCTCGACACTGTTGCGCCGCAGATGATCAAGATCGATCACCCGGCGCCGTTCATGACGTTCACCTTCGAAGTCGCCGAAGAGTGGAAGACCCGCGTGCCGGAAGTCGTCCACGAAGACGGCACTTCGCGTGCCCAGGTGCTCAAGCGCGAGTACAACCCGCGCTACTACGACATGATGAAGGCGCTGGAAAACCTGACCGGCAACGGCGTGTCGCTGAACACCTCGCTGAACCGCCGTGGCGAACCGATGATCTGCTCGCCGACCGATGCCCTGAACATGTTCTTCGGCTCGGACCTGGAGTACCTGATCATGGAAGACATCCTCGTCGTCAAAGAGGGTGTGGACGGGCTGAGCCTTGACTGA
- a CDS encoding capsular biosynthesis protein, with translation MTMLFLSMARHQGLYFNRLLNETDLRGRVVTSLNMPWPRASRMVVTLSRIDFDALVDEKCEERRIKNKSAGYLYRRLLRLELTWAALRIQALLDRERPDAVGVWNGAHRYCRLLIALAPPECKTFFFENGLLPNTTTVDPKGVNYLNSMPRDPAFYLDYPYPVTERPSAAVLVPRKPRSRGPAPIKLPERFIFIPFQDDRDTQVRLFSPWVRNMRDMFAVGERLAAETGMTVIFKEHPSSRESYPDLHKRASKNVLFANGNVTQQLIEASQFVVTLNSTVGLESLLLGKPVMTLGKAFYNIEGLVCHAEDADQAVAHARAFPDWSLDERLRRNFLHYLSEHYCIKGDWKSADRSQLRRVANRLLGKPRC, from the coding sequence ATGACAATGCTGTTCCTATCGATGGCCCGACACCAGGGCCTCTATTTCAACCGTCTGCTCAACGAGACCGACTTGCGTGGGCGGGTGGTCACATCACTCAACATGCCGTGGCCACGTGCATCCCGGATGGTGGTCACGCTTTCGCGCATCGACTTCGACGCGCTGGTCGACGAGAAATGCGAAGAGCGCCGGATCAAGAACAAGAGCGCCGGCTACCTGTATCGCCGGTTACTGCGCCTTGAACTGACCTGGGCAGCCCTGCGCATCCAGGCCTTGCTCGACCGCGAGCGCCCGGATGCGGTGGGCGTGTGGAACGGCGCTCATCGCTACTGCCGCCTGCTGATCGCGCTGGCCCCTCCCGAATGCAAGACCTTCTTTTTCGAAAACGGTCTGCTGCCCAACACGACGACCGTAGACCCGAAGGGCGTGAATTACCTTAATTCCATGCCTCGCGATCCGGCTTTTTACCTCGATTATCCGTACCCCGTGACCGAGCGACCGTCTGCTGCAGTGCTTGTCCCGCGCAAGCCGCGCAGTCGTGGGCCGGCACCGATCAAGCTGCCCGAGCGGTTCATCTTCATCCCGTTTCAGGATGATCGAGACACTCAGGTGCGACTGTTCTCGCCGTGGGTCAGGAACATGCGCGACATGTTTGCCGTGGGTGAGCGTCTGGCGGCAGAAACCGGCATGACGGTGATCTTCAAGGAGCATCCGTCGAGTCGCGAGAGCTATCCCGATCTGCACAAACGCGCATCGAAAAACGTGCTGTTTGCCAACGGTAACGTCACGCAACAGCTGATCGAGGCCAGCCAGTTCGTGGTGACGCTGAATTCGACGGTGGGTCTGGAGAGCTTGCTGCTGGGCAAGCCTGTCATGACGCTGGGCAAAGCCTTTTACAACATCGAAGGGCTGGTCTGCCATGCCGAAGATGCTGACCAGGCCGTCGCGCATGCCCGTGCATTCCCTGACTGGTCGCTCGATGAGCGCTTGCGGCGCAACTTTCTGCATTACCTGTCCGAGCACTACTGCATCAAGGGTGACTGGAAGTCGGCCGACAGGTCGCAACTGCGACGGGTCGCCAATCGCTTGTTGGGCAAGCCGAGATGTTGA
- a CDS encoding glycosyltransferase family 2 protein — protein MTEVLISVVIPAYNYASTLPRAVNSVLAQLDQTRAELWVIDDGSTDATPQVLEQLQADNLGRFKVLRKPNGGLSSVRNRGIAEAQGQFLVFLDADDEMAPDALQALLHHIASHPDSRLIIGGHWSAFDDGRRSLHTPKPLPADAEQRVRGYLLDKTVSLSNGACAMHRDVFKPGLYPEQLRNAEDIPVFAQVLARFPCSVVETPLAIIHKHADSMRHDLKQSLASGLNVVDEVFSPERMPAELQSLRQSYLAQRCLSLFRDCYSAGDYANAKMFYARALRADWRSLARWSYTRKAARLLFK, from the coding sequence TTGACTGAGGTGCTGATCAGCGTCGTCATTCCGGCTTACAATTACGCCAGCACTTTGCCCCGCGCGGTCAATTCGGTGCTGGCGCAACTGGATCAGACCCGTGCCGAGCTCTGGGTGATCGACGATGGCTCGACCGATGCGACGCCGCAGGTACTGGAGCAGTTGCAGGCCGATAACCTGGGGCGTTTCAAGGTACTGCGCAAGCCCAATGGCGGACTGTCCTCGGTGCGCAATCGCGGCATCGCGGAGGCGCAGGGTCAGTTTCTGGTGTTCCTGGATGCCGATGACGAAATGGCCCCTGATGCGTTGCAGGCGTTGCTGCACCATATTGCCAGCCACCCCGACAGTCGTCTGATCATCGGTGGGCATTGGTCGGCATTCGACGATGGCCGCCGTTCTCTGCATACCCCCAAACCGCTGCCGGCCGATGCAGAGCAGCGTGTGCGCGGTTACCTGCTGGACAAGACCGTGTCGCTGTCGAACGGTGCCTGTGCCATGCATCGCGATGTGTTCAAGCCAGGGCTGTACCCGGAGCAGTTGCGTAACGCCGAAGACATTCCGGTGTTTGCCCAGGTGCTGGCGCGTTTTCCGTGCAGCGTGGTTGAAACGCCGCTGGCGATTATCCACAAGCATGCCGACAGCATGCGGCATGACCTCAAACAGAGCCTGGCTTCCGGGCTGAACGTGGTCGACGAAGTCTTCTCGCCCGAGCGCATGCCTGCCGAGCTGCAAAGCCTGCGTCAGTCTTATCTGGCCCAGCGCTGCCTGTCGCTGTTCCGTGATTGCTACAGTGCCGGTGATTACGCCAACGCGAAGATGTTTTATGCCAGGGCATTGCGCGCAGACTGGCGCTCACTCGCACGCTGGTCGTATACCCGCAAGGCTGCGCGGTTGCTGTTCAAGTGA
- a CDS encoding capsule biosynthesis protein: MSKLSVLEEACPAEGSWALRARQLDRYRWKMLRERHGLPGSCLRMARDALVDFAVGVRARLCLGFSSSGALADTLPCDTLLLHSAPKSMALQRKNILIDAVRARGWNLQEAALLSPSLACAKGQLLAPEQAVPLRYLAYAAHAQWLVARYNPRVLINERNGSYHTPFLRLALAARNARLLHLAHATTLESSRRLGMNDYDYYGVFGHSSLVALQERPLRFGQSTVVLLGSYLADETYDLPVADPAIKTLLVLGVGPDREKEPGYLRTYELLRDWAQQHPDYRMLFKRHPRSRAQFWSDSAARLDTIRLLDTDCTLAEAFAQASVVINIMSNAGIESGLAGRPVIHVNAGDDVDIFSHALFFGTQVRDGEEFSRQLQALELDYQQHVEQARRFADYHLVYGSQGLARTTQLIDDLLRGQSPEHDFETFELPAAG, translated from the coding sequence TTGAGCAAGTTGTCTGTTCTGGAAGAAGCGTGCCCGGCTGAAGGCAGTTGGGCGCTTCGGGCTCGTCAACTGGATCGCTATCGCTGGAAGATGCTGCGCGAGCGTCACGGGCTGCCAGGCAGCTGTCTGCGCATGGCGCGCGATGCGCTGGTGGATTTCGCGGTCGGTGTGCGGGCCCGGCTCTGTCTCGGTTTTTCCAGTAGCGGTGCGCTTGCCGATACGCTGCCATGCGACACGCTGCTGCTGCATTCGGCACCTAAATCCATGGCCTTGCAACGCAAGAACATCCTGATTGATGCCGTGCGCGCGCGTGGCTGGAATCTGCAGGAAGCTGCACTGCTGTCACCGTCTCTTGCTTGCGCCAAGGGTCAGTTGCTGGCTCCGGAGCAAGCAGTTCCGTTGCGCTATCTGGCCTATGCCGCCCACGCGCAATGGTTGGTGGCCCGCTATAACCCGCGTGTGCTGATCAACGAGCGCAACGGCAGTTATCACACCCCTTTCCTGCGTCTTGCTCTGGCGGCGCGCAATGCCCGGCTGCTGCACCTGGCGCACGCTACCACCCTCGAGTCGTCGCGCCGTCTGGGCATGAACGATTACGACTATTACGGTGTTTTCGGGCACAGCTCGCTGGTGGCGTTGCAGGAGCGACCGTTGCGCTTCGGCCAATCGACCGTGGTGCTGCTCGGCTCTTACCTGGCCGACGAAACCTACGATTTGCCGGTCGCCGACCCTGCTATCAAAACCCTGCTGGTGCTGGGTGTCGGGCCTGATCGCGAGAAGGAACCCGGCTACCTGCGCACCTATGAATTGCTGCGTGACTGGGCGCAACAACACCCGGATTACCGCATGCTGTTCAAGCGTCATCCGCGCAGCCGCGCACAGTTCTGGAGCGACTCGGCTGCCCGGCTGGACACTATCCGGTTGCTGGATACCGACTGCACGCTGGCCGAGGCCTTTGCGCAAGCCAGCGTAGTGATCAATATCATGTCCAACGCGGGCATCGAGTCGGGCCTCGCCGGGCGGCCGGTGATTCACGTCAATGCCGGCGACGATGTGGACATCTTCTCCCATGCGCTGTTTTTCGGTACTCAGGTGCGCGATGGCGAAGAGTTTTCCCGGCAGTTGCAGGCGCTTGAGCTGGATTACCAGCAGCACGTCGAACAGGCGCGGCGCTTTGCGGATTATCACCTGGTGTATGGCTCTCAGGGGCTGGCCAGAACCACGCAACTGATCGACGATCTGTTGCGCGGCCAGAGCCCTGAACATGACTTCGAAACCTTCGAACTGCCTGCCGCAGGCTGA